tgtgccaaaatcaaaggtcaATAATTGGCCGGGATGATGAAGAGTAgtaaaaatcaaaaatatgaaaatatggaTTATTTAGAGATGTGAATGAACTAGCTTCTTAGTTTCAAGATCTAATTAATCAAGCACATTGAACATGCAAATTAAGGCAACCTCGCAAATAATGAAAATATGCATTATTTAGACATTGAATATGAAAATGTCCGTAATCACATGGAGGATTCTCAGACAAAGCAACCTCACAAATTTTACAGAGCAACAGATGATATTTGAGGCTATCGATGTGCGATAAACCAGTCTTGGACGAAAATTGAAATTTGTTTAATACTCCGTActtgttatttgatgctgaaattaataaatagggtaactcctgaatTGAACCTGGACACGTGGTAGGAAAATTAGGAGAAATAAAAACATGGCCCGGTACAGCTTCCAGAACGGCGCAAAatggagtgtataatacacgtttccGAGATTTCAAGGACCCGGAAAAAATTTATCCTTAAATCACACGGACGGTTTCTAACATCCGACAAAGCAACTTCACATGTTTTGCGGAGCAATGGATGGCATTTAAGACTGTCGGTGAGCGATAAACCAATCTAGGACAAAAATCAGATACTCGTTAAAATTTGTtgaatacttgttatttggtgcTGAAAATGAATAGGGTTACTAGCTCCTGAATCGACCATTGACACGTGGTATAAAATCAGGAGAAATAGAAACACGACCGGTACAGCCTCCTGAACGGCTCTAAATGGAGtggataatacacggttttcgggatttcagggtctcgaCAAAATCGGATACTCGTTGAAATTTGTtgaatacttgttatttggtgcTGAAAATGAATAGGGTAACTCCAGAATCGACCATGGACACGTGGTATAAAAATCAGGAGAAATAGAAACACGACCGGTACAgcctcccgaatggctcaaaatggagtgtataatacacggttttcgggattttaggatcccggaacaaaaatgtccgtaaatcacaCGGAGTGTTTCTAACATCAGACAAAGCAACCTAACAAATTTCGCTGAGCCACGGATGACATTTTTGGCTGTCAGGGTGCGGTAACCAATCTGGGACGAAATTCGGATAATCGTTGAAATTTTCCGAATACTTATTATTTGGTGCTGAAATTAAATAGAGTAACTCCTAAAATAAACCTGGACACGTGGTAGGAAAattatgagaaaaagaaacatgatcCAGTACagtctcccgaacggctcaaaatggCTAAACATTGCAAATCAACATAAAATGGCTAAACATTTGCCCATATACTAAATGTAAATAACGATAGAAACGACCTTTTAAACCATTAAAATGAATTGCATTTATCTACCAAAATAAATAGCATAGACCAAGTTTAAAATTATTCTTTGTAACTCGTCAAAATAAATATAGTAAATAACTCATTTAAACTATTTGAATTATTGCTTGGTCAAATATTAAAACTCACAATTAAGTTCTTAAATCAcaaatattttttaacacaagaAATATTATATTTTTGCAAGGGAGTAAAACTAGTCCTATAAAAAACATGCATGTGAAACTCAATTCCAATTCTAATTCTAATATAACACAAGCTTCTTAAAAATATATAGATATCATGGTTTCCACGTACCAAATTTTCCACATCATTTTCCTCGTCTCGTTCCTTTTTTCTCATGTCATTTCTCGTACCCTTGATTCAAATACCGCCTCGTCCATGACCATGAGGGACAAGTACGAAGCATGGATTACTCAGCATGAGCGCGAGTATAAGAGTGTGACCGAGAAAGAAATGCGTTTTCGCATATTCGAAGAAAATATGAGACGTATAGAGGAATTTAATAGTGATGGTGCTAATAAATCCTATAAATTAGGACCAAATGAGTTTACTGACTTGACCATTCAAGAGTTTCAAGCAAGGTATACGGGTTACAAAAAATTATCTAACACAAATAATACGTCTAATTTGGTCCATATTAACGACGTGCCGGTGCAAAAATCAGTTGATTGGAGACTAGAGGGCGCAGTAACACCCGTAAAAAGACAAGGGGATTGCGGTAAGGAAATCACGACttcaaccaagtggtgttagtccagtggtagccgggttaaaccttaaaGCTTGCAGAAAtacaggagttgagaggtcccgggttcgactaccaccAAGGCGATGATCACTTGCCACCGCACCCacgaaggggtggcttacatggtccatgtggtggtgcgggaatgcatgggcccggggattcaacccctcgtcaccaaaaaaaaaaaaaaaaaaaaaaaaaaaaaaaaaaaaaaaaacgcgacTTCTTGTTTTTTCTTAAGTTAAGACGTTCTCAAAATTGATTTAAATAATGTTTAAATAGAAAGAGGTTTTGAGGTCTTAACTTAATATCATTAATAGGACATGTTTTTTATTCATATGTCATCAAAAAATAACCACGAACCATATAGTTTTGATTGCTTTTTCGTCGTGCGAAAATCTAATTACATGCATATTTTTTTCTAAATAATAGAGTAAAATTTACGTTCGTCTAGGTCTTTATTGTGAAgttatttgtttgttttatttacatttcgaagCACATATTCGGTTATTACAAGTGAATTTACAACGAGTTTTATATAGACATGTCTTATAACATAGGTTGAGTCTATAAggaatccatttttgaaataatggtcaaaaataaaatatttgtcgttttgggtcggttttggaaatatttgtcaaaatggtgtccacgtaggctcgggatttctagacctaaaacacgccactaccaatggcgtgtttataatgagtacgAAAAGAAACTTCATttaaaaatggactaaaacaaacacgccattgggaatggcgggtttcggaggggaaacacgccacccctaatggcgtgtcttatgtaatttttttttttttttttttttttttttttttttttttttttttttttttaagttcagtcagttgaggaaaaaattgttgtaaagacacgccactactaatggcgtgtttccttcacaaaacacgccattagtagtggcgtgtttcaggtctagaaatcccgagcctacgtggacaccattttgacaaatattttcaaaaccgacccaaaacgacaaatattttatttttgaccattatttcaaaaatggactcgTCTATAAGGACTAAAGTGATTGTTAAGTTTATTTTGATGTGATGCTTACGGATAATTATTCGATTAAAGTTGTCTTTTGTCACAATAAAATATCCATATTTTCAAATATTTATGTCAGATAATGTTcgattataaattacaactatttagaaatgtaaatatttttttttagttctctctctctcaaaaaaaaaactctctaaaaaaaccctagcctccatcATATTATACAGGGGCTCCCATCGATTATCAatcgatcgatggtaagccccaaaattgtttcaaattttaatcaatagtatgcatatctatcttctattcaataaaagtctcccttttggtgagaatcgtttttccgtcccttatttcggggtttttccatttaTTCGTGGGGTTAGTTTCATCAGTAATATAGTCAAGAGTAGTTCGTTGATGGTTTCCAACATGTTCTTTCAAAGGGTAAAAGTAATTGGTCAACGATATTTGGAAACAGTcagaggtaaattttatctcataaatcaaacgaaggatcTCCTCAAAAGCTATATGAAGATAGCgacattgttgtcagaatcgcgattcgatccaacgattctacgattttacgatccaaaaatgcttgaccgatcctgcagcctacgattctatcatagttgtagaatcttacgatcctattaatttgaaaatttctagagatgggatcataatacgatcctacgattttacgatcctacgatccgattccataataaaaaaattaatatatatttttatataatggcaccgtaaaacccaaatttcgtgcaagttgttcatacaatgatactaaaatcattaattaccaatattttatgaataaatattaataaataagtgttttgattttcaattatatgtttttaccaagtaaaaaattatatttagcgagtttgtagaatcttgcgattctacgatccgattctaccgattcgatcctaccctcctcatcgatccaaagtagaatctcgATCCCGACAACATTGGATAGCGATaataggacgagccgaattgtcagatgATGTTTTGAGATCCTTAGTTTATAAGAAAAATATTTTTCTTTGGttccattagatttgttttcgattataattattctttgtaagtgtcgtatgacgttctattaatgaattgttcatttctctaaaaaaaaaagaaatgtaaatatttttatttcattttaaaaacaatttttttataaAGTTTCGAAATAGAATAATGTTGGAATAAAATTGCAGTAACAATGTAAAAGAGAAGAGATAACCAGTTTTGTAGTGACGTGGTAAgagagccactgccttgaaaactatatttccggtacgaccgtggtggcgatcagcaaatgaccggtagttccccaaggatttacactacTGCACTTAGGCGCGCCCACTCGAGACTAAGAGCATTGGAACGACGGAATTTTTCTTTACCCAGAAAAtatgaagagaaagagaagagaagaagatAGAACTGTGAGATGTGTATTTTGGAATGAGAATAGCTGGACTATTTATACACGAAAATAGTCAGCTGAGGAGCCAAAAACGCAGCAGTCAAAGATCACAATTAAGGAGAATTAATCAGCGCATTAATCACCATTAATTGTGTTTGACTATGAACCTGGACATTTCGCACCTCGCATAGCtctggcccaaaaagataggcacagcccgccgcaggcgattgccaaatcccgaatcccgaatcccgaatcacgaatccgggccgggccggggccaggcacgcgcgcgcgcgcgtgtgcgagctgaattaagcacctcgcaaagcttccacaaaagcctcccatgacccactagtgatatggtaagaAGTGTGGTCATATATAAACACATGACAACAACTTCattctaccaatgtgggacaaattggAAAAACTACAAAGGCAAAacaagcccctatttccaacaatcccccactaggggcgacagagaaagagaaagaaattcctgggtaaaggaaggattggatacttaggtatcaatatctttcgatttgaattgacactttagtgagatGAGGAAACAAattacttacagcgagagaatatcttgcgatttgaattcctagctgagcttcggtcgataccccccacaacacatatcataccttcagaatTATGATCGTTCCGCGATTTCAAAGTGCAACGTGCTCTTTTTAGAGCATtgcgtttacctcggtactaatagatgtgttcagaagacttctcatagtctttaTAATCATCacacctacgtaggtggctcaagtgcttctcaatagcacttctcgcatgagccattaaggacataagtccaaccttatgtatgattcatcaagtgcgtctcaaaagcaccaccagttaaggctatgaatcatataacgccataggaatagaaaCTTTAGGCCTAGTCACTCTTGACTTAAGGACTTAAGTCCCATCCCCCTCGACGtttcaacgactagtctcctagtcAATCCTTTAGTAAAAGGATCAGCCAGATtgctttcggacttcacatagtccaaagcgataactccattatcaaggagttgtctaactgcaAAGATGCCCGATTCGAATGTGTCGTTTCTTAGCATTATAGACACTATTCTTAGCAAAGACCAATAGTCGCTTGAATCACAATGTAAGGAGACCGGAATATTTTGTCCCCCCCACATTGGTACATCCGCCAATAGGTTTTTCAACCAAtcagcctcttgtcctgccaactcaagagctatgaactccgactccatggtagagcgtgcaatacaagtctgtttagaagacttccacgatatagcacctccacccatggtgaagacataaccactagtagaacagatctcatcgttacctgaaacccaatttgcatcacaatatccttctaacacagcaggaaaaTTACTATAATGCAAGCAAAGGTCAACggttccttttaggtattttagtaaacgacgaagagcattccaatgttcactactagggttatgtgtgtaacgactcagtctactaactgcataggcaatatctggtcgagtacagttcataagaaacatcacactacctaggattttagcatactcttcttgggatacACTCTTACCCAAGTTCTTACATAAGTGTATACTAGCATCGTAGGGTGTCctagcaggcacatcatcaaagcagttaaactttttcaacactttttccacataatgagattgacttaaagAAATTCCTTTAGAGTTTCGAATGACCTTAAATCCTAGGATCACATccgcttctcctaagtccttcatctcaaattgtgatgacaaaaaatctttggttttaattattacctctaaattattaccaagtattaacatgtcatcaacataaaggcatataagcacacaatcagattctattacttttgaataaacacatgaatcagaattgtttaCCATAAAGCCATTACTtaccaaagtgttgttaaatttctcataccactgtttaggtgcttgtttcagaccatatagtgatttattcagtttacacaccttattctcttgaccctctaccacaaacccttcaggttgcgacatataaatctcttcccttagctcaccattcaaaaaagcagttttgacatccatctgatgtataaaaaggttatgaatagcagctaaggtGACAAGAGTTCTAATGGTCGATATTTTGGTCACGGGTGAATAAGTATCAAAGtaatcaatatctttcttttgtgtaaaaCCTCTAACCACAAGTCTAGCTTTAAATctttctattgtaccgtcaggtctcattttctttttgaaaatccatttactcgtaatgggtttactacctttaggtaaatcagtcaactcccacgtctgattagacacaatagaatcaagctcacttttaatagcatctttccaaaaattagcatcaatggatttcatagCCTCATTGTATGTTTTCggatcatcttctattaaaaatgctgaaacaaactcatcactagcacaaacagtgtaaCCATGTTCAGACAACAATGTTGAAATAAAATCAGGTCCAAAGTTTTTAggacatctaggtctcttagtccttctaggttcagcaacatgatcaatagaagtgctactactagcatgtgaagagatatcaatagatgtaacaggtaaactaggagatgaatcaacattcttctgtaatggaaaaacatgctcaaaaaacacAAAGATCTCTAGCTTCGGATATAGAACGATCACTCAAAGACATGAATCTATATGCagaactattttgagcataacctataaaaacacaatcataggttTTAGGTCCAACTGTAGGTCTTCTAAagtcaggtaaacccactttagctaaacacccccatacccttaggaagctcaggttaggaggatagcctttccatatctcgtagggtgtcttgtctaacttcttatgaggtacacggttaagaatgtgacaagccgatagaattgcttccccccacatatcctcagaaaggccagaacttaaaagcatagcattcatcatttctttcaaaGTTCTATTTTTTCGTTCAGCTACTCCATTGGATTGAGGTAAGTacggtggactagtctcatgtattagacCGTTTTTCTCACAAAACTCGGCTAAATAGTTTGATTTATACTCGCCTCCTCtgtcagaccttacccttttgattTTTCTATCAAGTTGGTTTTCGACCTCATTCTTAAAACTTATAAACGaatgttctgcttcatcttttaTCTTAAGCAAATAAACACGGGTGTACCTTGAACAATCGTCTATAAAAGTGACATAATAATTtttgccacctctacttgcaacatttttgaagtcagctaggtcggtgtgaattaactcaagaagactcgttttCCTAGTGGTAActggtttactaggtttctttgtgaatttagcctcaacacagctagcacatttagagaattcttgactcgtcaaacttggaattaaactcatagttctaagttttttaatatagtcaacattcacatgacctaatctaccatgccaaacatcaatagactcagcgatataagcagaagtagaAGCAATATTATTAGAAACTGAATCAGTGTTCAAGACAAAAAGACCCCCtgaaagataacccttgcccacaaattccccattacgcgacattaccaccttgtcagcctcaaaaacaagtttcaaccCAGCTTTGTTTAATAAGGCACTGGACACAAGGTTTCGACGTAACGAGGGTACATACAAAACATTATTTAGAGCAAGTGTTtttcccgaggtgagtttgagaaagatcttgcctttgcctttgATCGGTGCGGATGAAGAGTTACCCATGAAAACGCATTCCCCATCGCTACCTCCTCGAACTCAAAGAAATAACCCCTTATCGGACATAGGTGTCTAGAAGCGCCGGTGTCCAAGACCCATTCAAAGAACATTACCCACCACATTAGCCTCCACAACCACAAAGAAGAATGATGTCATCGATTCTGACATTGGCTTCAGCAGATTTCTTTTCGGagcattggtaggctttgtgaccacTTTTCCACGGCATAGCAAACAATTTGGCCCTTTGGTTTCGAATTTTCGCCAccggtttggtatgcttccctggaccatttTTCTTAGCAGGACCCAGCTCTTCCccgaccaaccttggccttacccttacccttgaatttttcaaagattgGACGGACCACTCGACTCAACCAGATTAGCCTTGACAGAAGCATTAGAAGCATTTACAGACACACTAACGGTTTTGTCTTTGAGACGATTTGCCTCCTCGGTCCTCATGTGACTCACTAATTCTTGGAGGGAAAGGTCCTTTTTCTTATGTTTCAGATGGTTCCTATAGTCAGACCAGGAAGGGGGAATTTTTCCAGTAACACATTTGCTAGAAAAATCTCATCTAGTTTCATCCCTTCATTAACTACATCAGCACAGAAATTCTCATAGACATGTACTTGTTCCATTATAGGTTTGTCATCTACCATTTGGAACCCCAGCCATTTCCCAACGACATACTTCTTTTTACCCGCATCATCAGCCCCATATTTTTTCTCAAGTAATTCCCATATGGTTTTAGCAGATTTGTGAACCATAAACAAGTCAAATAGGGTATTAGTCATAAGACTAAGGAGGTGAAACCTAACTGTTTTATTATCCTTATCATATTTTTTAATAGTCTCTTCATTTGACTTGACTACAGAAATTGCAGGAGGTGTGGTTTCAACAGATGATGCAGCAATTTCGATTCTGGGGGTAGGCGGGTCGaaaaataaaacataatcaaTTTCATATTGCTCAAAAAACATCAGTAACTTTTGAGACCAACGTTTATAGTTCTGACCATCTAAGGGTTCGACTTTTGACAAATCAGGAGCATTCTTAGACATGATCGACATTGTTACAGCAACAaaatatagttttcaaattgttggaaTAAAATTGCAGTAACAATGTAAAAGAGAAGAGATAACCAGTTTTGTAGTGACGTGGTAAgagagccactgccttgaaaactatatttccggtacgaccgtggtggcgatcagcaaatgaccggtagttccccaaggatttacactacTGCACTTAGGCGCGCCCACTCGAGACTAAGAGCATTGGAACGACGGAATTTTTCTTTACCCAGAAAAtatgaagagaaagagaagagaagaagatAGAACTGTGAGATGTGTATTTTGGAATGAGAATAGCTGGACTATTTATACACGAAAATAGTCAGCTGAGGAGCCAAAAACGCAGCAGTCAAAGATCACAATTAAGGAGAATTAATCAGCGCATTAATCACCATTAATTGTGTTTGACTATGAACCTGGACATTTCGCACCTcgcacagcccgccgcaggcgattgccaaatcccgaatcacgaatccggatccgggcTCGGGCACGCgcgcgagctgaattaagcacctcgcaaagcttccacaaaagcctcccatg
This sequence is a window from Silene latifolia isolate original U9 population chromosome 8, ASM4854445v1, whole genome shotgun sequence. Protein-coding genes within it:
- the LOC141597498 gene encoding uncharacterized protein LOC141597498 translates to MSIMSKNAPDLSKVEPLDGQNYKRWSQKLLMFFEQYEIDYVLFFDPPTPRIEIAASSVETTPPAISVVKSNEETIKKYDKDNKTVRFHLLSLMTNTLFDLFMVHKSAKTIWELLEKKYGADDAGKKKYVVGKWLGFQMVDDKPIMEQVHVYENFCADVVNEGMKLDEIFLANVLLEKFPLPGLTIGTI